The Octadecabacter arcticus 238 genome contains a region encoding:
- a CDS encoding TRAP transporter small permease, with protein sequence MHLKGSVIVDRARRMRIPPLDSALVFLIFWLLSGIVFLQFFTRYVLNDSIGWTEEIARYLLILVTFLGSAIAVRRNTHISVEFFYRYLPKHLARLLSAVVDFLRISLLGIMTVLCIQLSNNTQQMMTSIDVSKSVLYGFVAGCFCLMTLYSIIAAWRHVLEGKLDVAPDVPASWEE encoded by the coding sequence ATGCACCTTAAAGGTTCTGTGATTGTAGATAGAGCACGGCGTATGCGAATTCCGCCTCTCGATTCAGCTTTGGTATTTTTGATTTTTTGGCTGTTATCTGGAATTGTTTTTCTTCAATTTTTTACTCGATATGTTTTAAACGATTCTATCGGTTGGACAGAAGAAATCGCCCGCTACTTACTCATTTTAGTGACCTTTCTTGGGTCGGCTATTGCTGTGAGACGAAATACGCATATTTCGGTGGAGTTTTTCTATCGCTATTTACCCAAACATTTGGCGCGCCTGCTCTCTGCTGTAGTCGATTTTTTGCGAATTTCACTTTTGGGAATCATGACAGTTTTGTGCATACAGCTTTCAAATAATACACAACAGATGATGACTTCTATAGATGTCTCGAAATCTGTTCTCTACGGGTTCGTCGCAGGATGTTTTTGTTTGATGACATTATACTCAATAATTGCTGCTTGGCGGCATGTTTTGGAAGGCAAATTAGACGTGGCACCTGACGTGCCCGCCAGCTGGGAAGAGTGA